The Metabacillus litoralis genome contains a region encoding:
- a CDS encoding alpha-N-arabinofuranosidase codes for MTNSIVINADVSKGKINRNIYGHFAEHLGRCIYEGIWVGEDSPIPNTNGIRNDVLEALKQINIPVLRWPGGCFADEYHWKDGVGPRSERKRMVNTHWGGVVENNHFGTHEFMMLCDLLGCEPYICGNVGSGTVQEMSEWVEYMTFDGESPMANWRQENGREKPWELTYFGVGNENWGCGGNMRPEYYADLYRRYQTYVRNYGNNKIYKIAGGANVDDYNWTEVLMREAGRLMDGLSLHYYTIPGEFWTGKGSATGFPEDEWFITMQKALHMDELITKHSTIMDKYDPEKRVGMIIDEWGTWFDVEEGTNPGFLYQQNTIRDALVAAVHFHIFHKHSDRVQMTNIAQTVNVLQAMVLTEGEKMILTPTYHVFDMYKVHQDATVLSVDAAVGKYKYNGQEVDQVSVSASQDKNGKVNISLYNIDHKESASLSLQLRGLKEEVSSITGTILTADTIDAHNTFEQPEVVAPAEFTQFTVSNGQLDVTLPPMSVVLLTI; via the coding sequence ATGACAAATTCAATTGTTATTAATGCAGATGTTAGTAAAGGGAAAATTAACCGTAATATTTATGGACATTTTGCCGAGCATTTAGGCCGTTGTATTTATGAAGGTATTTGGGTTGGAGAAGATTCACCAATTCCAAACACGAACGGAATTCGAAACGATGTGCTTGAAGCATTAAAACAAATTAACATTCCTGTGCTTCGTTGGCCAGGAGGCTGTTTTGCTGATGAATATCATTGGAAAGATGGAGTCGGACCAAGGAGTGAAAGAAAAAGAATGGTAAACACCCACTGGGGTGGTGTGGTTGAAAACAATCACTTTGGAACTCATGAATTTATGATGCTATGTGATTTACTAGGTTGTGAGCCTTATATTTGCGGAAATGTTGGCAGCGGTACTGTTCAAGAAATGTCTGAATGGGTTGAATATATGACATTTGACGGTGAGTCTCCAATGGCCAACTGGCGCCAAGAGAATGGTAGAGAAAAACCTTGGGAGCTTACATACTTTGGTGTAGGTAACGAAAACTGGGGTTGTGGCGGAAATATGCGTCCTGAATATTATGCAGATCTATACCGTCGTTACCAAACATATGTAAGGAATTATGGAAATAATAAAATCTATAAAATTGCCGGTGGAGCAAACGTAGATGACTATAATTGGACAGAAGTGTTAATGCGTGAAGCTGGGCGCTTAATGGATGGACTAAGTCTTCACTACTATACAATTCCTGGTGAATTCTGGACAGGTAAAGGATCTGCAACAGGTTTTCCAGAGGATGAGTGGTTCATCACGATGCAAAAAGCACTGCATATGGATGAGTTAATTACAAAGCATAGCACGATCATGGATAAATACGACCCTGAAAAACGTGTTGGGATGATTATAGATGAATGGGGTACATGGTTTGATGTAGAGGAAGGAACAAATCCAGGGTTTCTTTATCAGCAAAACACTATTCGTGATGCATTAGTTGCTGCGGTCCACTTCCATATTTTCCATAAGCATAGTGATCGTGTTCAAATGACAAATATTGCCCAAACAGTAAATGTTCTTCAAGCGATGGTACTAACAGAAGGAGAAAAAATGATTCTTACTCCTACTTATCATGTATTTGATATGTATAAGGTACACCAAGATGCAACAGTACTCTCAGTTGACGCTGCTGTTGGAAAATACAAATACAATGGTCAAGAAGTTGATCAAGTATCTGTTTCAGCATCTCAAGATAAAAATGGCAAAGTAAACATCAGTTTATACAATATTGATCATAAAGAATCTGCATCATTATCTCTTCAGCTTCGTGGATTGAAAGAAGAGGTTAGTAGTATCACTGGTACGATTTTAACAGCTGACACGATTGATGCACACAATACGTTCGAGCAGCCAGAAGTAGTAGCTCCAGCTGAATTTACACAATTCACTGTAAGCAATGGTCAACTTGATGTAACATTACCTCCGATGTCTGTTGTCTTGTTAACGATTTAA
- a CDS encoding DUF6171 family protein, with protein MATNVCKGCSGNVIIKKEEVDRILSKQLPDNLIVSDEIYQKRLEACYDCPSFLYGTTCLYSGCLVEYRAKFTSKNCPNPAGAKW; from the coding sequence ATGGCAACCAACGTATGTAAAGGCTGTTCTGGAAATGTCATTATCAAAAAAGAAGAAGTAGATAGAATCCTTTCTAAACAATTACCAGACAACTTAATTGTTTCTGATGAGATCTACCAAAAGCGTCTAGAAGCTTGTTATGATTGCCCTTCGTTTCTTTATGGAACAACTTGTTTATATAGTGGATGTTTAGTGGAGTACAGAGCCAAGTTTACAAGTAAAAATTGTCCAAATCCTGCAGGGGCTAAGTGGTAG
- a CDS encoding glycoside hydrolase family 43 protein, whose product MKQIKKLLILSVILCVLNIQVTASAAFWNVTGEKMIHDPSIIKEGNSWYVFGTGEAEKNGIRVLRSDNGVNWYTTPVIFPTAPSWWKTYVPNHESNQWAPDIQYYNGRYWLYYSVSSFGSNNSLIGLLSTESIASGQWRDDGLVVRSTSSSNFNAIDGDLVIDKDGNPWLSYGSFWSGIKLTRLDKNTMKPTGTVYSIATRPNSPNNAIEAPSISYKDGYYYLFVSFDRCCQGVDSTYKIAYGRSKNITGPYLDKNGVSMMNGGGTILDAGNSRWKGPGHQDIYNNNVIVRHSYDAENNGMPTLLINDLYWDSQGWPSY is encoded by the coding sequence ATGAAGCAAATAAAAAAACTACTCATTCTTTCGGTTATCTTGTGTGTGCTAAATATACAAGTAACAGCAAGTGCCGCATTTTGGAATGTAACAGGGGAAAAAATGATTCACGACCCTTCTATTATTAAAGAAGGTAATTCATGGTATGTATTTGGAACTGGTGAAGCAGAAAAAAATGGAATTCGTGTATTACGTTCTGATAATGGTGTTAACTGGTACACTACACCTGTTATTTTTCCTACAGCACCCTCATGGTGGAAAACATATGTACCGAACCATGAATCAAATCAATGGGCACCTGATATTCAATATTACAATGGAAGATATTGGCTCTATTATTCAGTTTCTAGTTTTGGATCGAATAATTCATTAATTGGCCTTTTATCAACGGAAAGTATAGCTTCTGGACAATGGCGAGACGATGGATTAGTTGTTCGCTCAACAAGTTCAAGTAACTTTAATGCTATTGACGGGGATCTTGTTATTGATAAAGACGGTAATCCTTGGCTATCTTACGGATCTTTTTGGAGTGGGATTAAGCTTACACGCTTAGATAAAAATACAATGAAACCTACTGGTACTGTCTATTCAATTGCAACGCGACCAAACTCCCCGAATAATGCAATCGAAGCACCTAGCATTAGTTATAAAGATGGGTATTATTATTTGTTTGTTTCATTTGACAGATGTTGTCAAGGAGTGGATAGCACGTACAAAATTGCCTACGGAAGATCTAAAAATATTACTGGACCATATCTTGATAAAAATGGAGTAAGTATGATGAATGGTGGAGGTACAATTTTAGATGCCGGAAATAGTAGATGGAAAGGTCCAGGCCATCAGGACATTTATAACAACAATGTCATTGTCAGACATTCTTATGATGCTGAAAATAACGGGATGCCAACCCTATTAATCAATGATTTGTATTGGGATTCTCAAGGATGGCCTTCTTACTAA
- the murB gene encoding UDP-N-acetylmuramate dehydrogenase translates to MSNLINLKSMLNDVLDINDIRFYEPIKNYTFTKLGGEADVLITPSTFEEIQLIYRKAKENKVPITIIGNGTNLIVKDSGIAGLVISLKKLNEVKVKDHIIKAQAGANIIEVSRIALNEKLSGLEFACGIPGTVGGALCMNAGAYGGQISDVLKKATVLTELGELLVLEKKDLLLGYRKSIISQNNYVVLQAEFELQHGHYLQIKEKMDENTRLRQQKQPLEYPSCGSVFKRPPGYFAGKLIQDSGLQGLRIGGAEVSTKHAGFIVNVDHATAKDYTDLIHVIQKTVKEKYGVNLETEVIVIGKEDEI, encoded by the coding sequence ATGAGCAATTTAATCAACTTGAAAAGCATGTTAAATGACGTGTTGGATATTAACGATATAAGGTTTTATGAACCAATAAAGAATTATACCTTTACAAAACTTGGTGGGGAAGCAGATGTATTGATTACACCGTCAACATTTGAAGAAATCCAATTGATTTATAGAAAAGCGAAAGAAAACAAAGTTCCAATAACAATTATCGGAAATGGCACAAATTTAATTGTAAAAGATAGTGGAATTGCTGGATTGGTTATAAGCTTGAAAAAGCTAAATGAAGTAAAAGTAAAGGATCATATCATAAAAGCACAAGCAGGTGCTAACATTATTGAGGTGTCAAGGATCGCGTTGAATGAAAAATTATCTGGTCTTGAGTTTGCCTGCGGAATTCCAGGGACAGTAGGTGGGGCACTGTGTATGAATGCTGGAGCATATGGTGGCCAAATATCGGATGTATTAAAAAAAGCTACAGTCTTAACAGAATTAGGTGAGCTACTCGTTTTAGAAAAAAAAGATCTTTTGTTAGGCTACAGGAAAAGCATTATATCCCAAAATAACTATGTTGTGTTACAAGCAGAATTTGAACTACAGCATGGTCATTATCTTCAAATAAAAGAAAAAATGGATGAAAATACTAGACTACGACAGCAAAAGCAGCCGCTTGAGTACCCATCGTGTGGAAGTGTCTTCAAGAGACCACCAGGTTACTTTGCTGGAAAACTAATACAGGATTCTGGTCTTCAAGGATTGAGAATTGGAGGGGCAGAGGTATCAACGAAGCATGCTGGATTTATCGTAAATGTTGATCATGCAACTGCAAAGGACTATACAGATCTCATTCACGTGATTCAAAAAACAGTAAAAGAGAAATATGGTGTTAACCTAGAAACAGAAGTAATTGTTATAGGTAAGGAAGATGAGATATAA
- a CDS encoding pirin family protein, whose translation MTRETSQALQRSVKDHWYVKYEEVGFPSIQKGWILPVDRWQDFDPFILMAEDWFKRGTFSDHPHRGFQTITYVVDGRLEHIDNAGGREILEPGDVQYMNAGWAARDAEEGVEDDIAHTLQLWLNLPKHLKQTDTSYQNIYSEDAPVVSIEGGSVKVFSGDIAGVKGPMNSIVPITLTEITLSEGAQYVHCLPETHNSFFYVLSGDMTFGENKVELKKHGVGTLTYNDEGNEENISEFVIKANSRRSKVLVYSGTPIKEEIVPYGPFVMNTMEEIKQAYRDYHNGKFGPAAR comes from the coding sequence TTGACTAGAGAAACTTCACAAGCACTTCAAAGAAGTGTAAAAGACCATTGGTATGTTAAATATGAAGAGGTAGGCTTCCCATCGATTCAAAAGGGATGGATATTGCCCGTTGACCGTTGGCAGGATTTTGATCCATTTATTTTAATGGCTGAGGATTGGTTTAAGAGAGGGACATTTTCCGATCATCCTCATCGTGGCTTTCAGACAATCACATATGTAGTAGATGGACGTTTGGAGCATATTGATAATGCTGGAGGAAGAGAAATTTTAGAGCCGGGAGATGTTCAATATATGAACGCCGGGTGGGCGGCAAGGGATGCTGAGGAAGGTGTAGAGGATGATATTGCCCATACCCTACAGCTTTGGTTAAACCTGCCGAAACATTTAAAACAAACAGATACATCTTATCAAAATATTTATAGTGAGGATGCACCTGTTGTTTCTATTGAAGGAGGATCGGTAAAAGTATTTTCAGGAGATATTGCAGGTGTTAAGGGTCCAATGAATTCCATTGTTCCGATAACATTAACAGAAATTACTTTATCAGAAGGAGCTCAATATGTTCATTGTTTACCAGAAACACATAATAGCTTCTTTTACGTTTTATCAGGTGATATGACATTTGGAGAAAACAAGGTAGAGTTAAAAAAGCATGGTGTAGGTACATTAACTTATAACGATGAAGGAAACGAAGAGAACATAAGTGAGTTTGTGATAAAAGCAAATAGCAGGCGGTCAAAAGTACTTGTATATTCAGGAACACCAATAAAAGAAGAAATCGTTCCATATGGTCCTTTTGTGATGAATACAATGGAAGAAATCAAACAAGCATATCGAGATTACCACAATGGAAAATTTGGGCCGGCAGCTAGATGA
- a CDS encoding helix-turn-helix transcriptional regulator gives MNTTRNSTTKDKILHLLKKEETMTVNELTDELGITHMAVRKHLLSLEKEGFISSKEVKQPMGRPLQTYSLSDKSEQYFPKNYEGISLEFLHDIKEIHGEESIELLFKKRETRLIKEYSAKMINITTPAEKVNELVKLQNEKGYMADVAEIDDRTFELTEYNCPILSVAKEFKMACRCETSMFIDVLGVNQINRTCCRTEGDNHCKFIIKFGE, from the coding sequence ATGAACACGACTCGAAATAGTACAACAAAGGACAAGATTCTTCACTTATTAAAAAAAGAAGAAACAATGACTGTTAATGAGTTAACAGATGAATTAGGGATTACTCACATGGCTGTAAGAAAGCATCTTTTAAGTCTCGAGAAAGAGGGTTTCATCTCTTCCAAGGAAGTAAAACAGCCGATGGGTAGACCTCTCCAAACATATTCTTTGTCAGATAAATCGGAACAATATTTTCCTAAAAACTATGAAGGAATCAGCCTTGAATTTCTTCATGATATTAAAGAAATACACGGTGAAGAATCTATAGAGCTACTATTTAAAAAGAGAGAAACACGTTTAATTAAAGAATATAGTGCCAAAATGATCAATATAACTACACCAGCTGAGAAGGTGAATGAACTTGTAAAGCTTCAAAACGAAAAAGGATATATGGCTGATGTTGCTGAAATAGATGATCGTACATTTGAATTAACAGAATATAACTGTCCCATCCTCTCAGTTGCAAAAGAATTTAAAATGGCATGTCGATGTGAAACAAGCATGTTCATAGACGTTCTTGGTGTTAATCAAATAAATAGAACTTGTTGCCGAACTGAAGGTGACAATCATTGTAAATTCATAATAAAGTTTGGTGAGTAA
- a CDS encoding superoxide dismutase has product MTTYSLPSLPYSFDALEPHIDQRTMEIHHGKHHQTYVNNLNAALEGKTDLQAKSLEALLSNLDAVPEQIRTAVRNNGGGHLNHSLFWEVIAPSGNDQTPTGELAAAINHAFGSFESFKEEFTKAATTRFGSGWAWLVVDQDGNLQVTSTANQDNPIMDGQQAILGLDVWEHAYYLNYQNRRPDYISSFFNIINWDVVAEKLEKTR; this is encoded by the coding sequence ATGACAACTTATTCTTTACCATCTTTACCTTATAGCTTTGATGCACTTGAGCCACATATTGATCAGCGCACAATGGAAATTCATCACGGGAAACATCATCAAACATATGTTAATAACTTAAATGCTGCCCTTGAAGGAAAAACAGATTTGCAAGCAAAATCACTAGAGGCGTTATTAAGTAATTTAGATGCTGTTCCAGAACAAATTAGAACGGCTGTAAGAAATAATGGTGGTGGTCATTTAAATCATTCATTATTTTGGGAAGTCATTGCACCTTCTGGTAATGACCAAACTCCTACAGGAGAATTAGCCGCTGCAATTAACCATGCATTTGGAAGCTTTGAGAGCTTTAAAGAGGAATTCACCAAAGCGGCAACAACCCGCTTTGGATCAGGTTGGGCTTGGCTAGTAGTTGATCAAGATGGAAATCTTCAGGTAACAAGTACAGCTAACCAAGACAATCCAATTATGGATGGTCAACAAGCCATTCTAGGACTTGATGTTTGGGAGCACGCTTACTATTTGAACTACCAAAACAGAAGACCAGACTATATTTCAAGCTTTTTTAACATTATTAATTGGGATGTAGTAGCAGAAAAATTAGAAAAAACTAGATAA
- a CDS encoding NADPH-dependent FMN reductase, with product MKLVGISGSIIGTKTAKAVHEVLMAAKALDQNLEVELIDLKDYEVEFVKGTPLSSYNQDTIKVVNTIQSADFLVFGTPIYQASIPGVLKNLFDHLPIDAFKSKVTGMITTAGTDKHFLVTEYHLKPILTYLKGVVPVSNVFLQNSDFNKENEIINNDISNRIHVLAKEMIVLQKSLKDSEA from the coding sequence ATGAAACTTGTTGGTATATCAGGTTCAATCATTGGCACAAAAACAGCAAAGGCAGTTCATGAAGTATTAATGGCAGCAAAAGCTTTAGATCAGAATCTTGAAGTTGAATTAATTGATTTAAAGGATTACGAAGTTGAATTTGTGAAGGGGACTCCACTGTCTTCCTACAATCAAGACACAATTAAGGTTGTAAACACAATTCAATCAGCCGACTTTCTTGTGTTTGGAACTCCAATTTATCAGGCTTCCATCCCAGGTGTTTTGAAAAATCTGTTTGACCATTTACCTATTGATGCATTTAAGTCAAAGGTGACAGGAATGATTACAACGGCTGGTACAGACAAACATTTTCTTGTAACAGAATATCATCTAAAGCCAATCCTGACCTATTTAAAAGGAGTGGTTCCTGTTAGTAATGTATTTCTTCAAAACTCAGATTTTAATAAAGAAAATGAAATAATTAATAACGATATTTCGAATCGAATTCACGTATTGGCTAAAGAGATGATAGTTCTACAAAAGTCACTAAAGGACTCAGAAGCTTAA
- the putP gene encoding sodium/proline symporter PutP yields MSYQLLGSIVVYMVGMLLIGYYAYKRTTNLSDYMLGGRSLGPAVTALSAGASDMSGWLLMGLPGAMYVQGLSASWIVIGLTLGAYANWLYVAPRLRMYTEAANDSMTIPSFLENRFEDASKMLRLISGLVIIIFFTFYVSSGMVSGGVLFETTFNLDYTVGLWIIAGVVVSYTLFGGFLAVSWTDFVQGLIMFIALILVPLVTIIELGGIGPSFSEIKSIDESLFNIFKGTSFLGIVSLFAWGLGYFGQPHVIVRFMAISSVKEIKKARRIGMGWMIFSVVGAMFTGFVGLSYYSKNDLNLADPETVFIGLSDILFHPIITGFLLAALLAAVMSTISSQLLVTSSSLTEDLYKTFFRRSATDKELMVIGRLSVLIVSIISVAIAYNKSGTILSLVGYAWAGFGSAFGPVILLSLYWERMNKWGALAGMVAGACTVIIWTSIPGLSATIYEMIPGFFVSLLACYFVSIVSPAPSKNIRDKFNQNKQSA; encoded by the coding sequence ATGAGTTATCAGTTACTCGGTTCCATTGTTGTCTATATGGTTGGGATGTTACTTATTGGTTATTACGCCTATAAACGGACCACTAACTTATCAGATTATATGTTAGGAGGAAGGTCTTTAGGTCCCGCTGTTACCGCTCTAAGTGCTGGAGCTTCAGATATGAGTGGATGGCTCCTTATGGGTCTTCCTGGAGCTATGTATGTACAAGGTTTAAGTGCCTCTTGGATTGTGATCGGTTTGACTCTGGGTGCGTATGCAAACTGGTTGTATGTGGCACCACGGTTAAGAATGTACACAGAGGCTGCTAACGACTCGATGACAATTCCTTCTTTTTTGGAAAATAGGTTTGAAGATGCATCTAAAATGCTCCGTCTTATTTCAGGATTAGTTATTATTATCTTCTTTACGTTTTATGTATCATCAGGGATGGTTTCTGGAGGGGTGCTGTTTGAAACCACATTCAATCTTGACTATACAGTTGGACTTTGGATCATTGCTGGAGTGGTTGTATCCTACACATTATTTGGAGGATTCTTGGCAGTAAGCTGGACAGACTTTGTACAAGGATTGATCATGTTCATTGCCCTTATTCTTGTTCCTCTTGTGACGATTATTGAGTTAGGAGGAATTGGTCCTTCTTTTAGTGAAATAAAATCAATTGATGAGTCTCTTTTTAATATTTTTAAGGGTACTAGTTTCCTAGGTATTGTTTCTTTATTCGCATGGGGGCTTGGATACTTTGGGCAGCCGCACGTTATCGTTCGATTTATGGCGATTTCATCTGTAAAAGAGATAAAGAAGGCCAGACGTATAGGAATGGGCTGGATGATTTTTTCTGTTGTAGGTGCTATGTTTACTGGGTTCGTAGGACTTTCTTATTACTCTAAAAATGATCTGAATCTTGCAGACCCTGAGACAGTTTTTATTGGGTTAAGTGATATATTATTTCATCCTATTATTACAGGATTTCTACTTGCTGCTTTGTTAGCAGCTGTTATGAGTACCATTTCTTCTCAGCTATTAGTAACATCAAGCTCGTTAACAGAGGATTTGTATAAAACATTTTTCCGACGTTCTGCAACTGATAAGGAATTAATGGTTATTGGACGATTATCAGTATTAATTGTTTCCATTATTTCTGTAGCAATTGCCTACAATAAAAGTGGAACAATTCTATCTTTAGTAGGTTATGCATGGGCAGGGTTTGGTTCAGCTTTTGGTCCAGTTATTTTATTGAGTTTGTATTGGGAACGGATGAATAAATGGGGAGCTCTTGCTGGAATGGTTGCTGGCGCATGTACTGTTATTATCTGGACTAGTATTCCAGGTCTGAGTGCAACGATTTATGAAATGATTCCAGGCTTTTTTGTCAGTTTACTAGCATGTTATTTCGTTAGTATTGTATCACCGGCGCCGTCAAAGAACATTAGGGATAAGTTTAATCAAAATAAGCAATCTGCATGA
- a CDS encoding AraC family transcriptional regulator, whose amino-acid sequence MLRQFLLPTLQNNDFMILPESIGWYWNEPDHEVNRKVGTLNNFSIHFVLSGSGYVEIDGSPVMIKRGDAFLYFPMQEQRYYSSKQDPWNIRWVHFYGDVLNQFLSEKGFHQHSLWTLQKLSTLEKAHNQLLIEAEKNSFLHLSSLSTFTYTFLMEFVRNAAPKTSDRRQEQDDRIQTLLPSMQRSACEPFDLEYWAQNVGVSTYYFCRLFKRATQMTPMQFITLCRLQASKQWLLDRKEMTIKEIAQKVGYPSISYFNKRFIEQEGMTPTEYRKLHDYEINS is encoded by the coding sequence ATGCTTAGACAATTTTTATTACCTACATTACAAAACAATGATTTTATGATTCTACCTGAATCAATTGGCTGGTATTGGAATGAACCTGACCATGAAGTAAATCGAAAAGTTGGCACTTTAAATAACTTTAGTATTCACTTTGTTTTATCTGGATCGGGGTACGTGGAAATAGACGGCAGTCCAGTCATGATAAAAAGGGGAGACGCTTTTTTATATTTTCCAATGCAGGAGCAGCGGTATTATAGTAGTAAACAAGATCCCTGGAATATACGTTGGGTTCATTTTTACGGTGATGTGCTTAATCAATTTCTCTCGGAAAAAGGGTTTCATCAACACTCACTCTGGACTCTTCAAAAATTGTCTACTCTTGAAAAAGCACATAATCAGCTATTAATTGAGGCAGAAAAAAACAGCTTTTTGCATCTTTCCAGCTTGTCTACTTTTACCTACACATTTTTAATGGAATTTGTAAGAAATGCTGCACCAAAAACATCTGATCGCCGCCAAGAGCAGGATGATCGTATTCAAACACTCTTACCAAGTATGCAAAGAAGTGCTTGTGAACCATTTGACCTTGAGTACTGGGCTCAGAACGTGGGCGTCAGCACATATTACTTTTGTCGATTATTTAAACGAGCTACTCAAATGACACCAATGCAGTTTATCACCTTATGCCGTTTGCAAGCTAGTAAACAATGGCTGCTTGATCGTAAAGAAATGACCATAAAAGAAATTGCACAAAAGGTAGGTTATCCTAGTATAAGCTACTTTAATAAACGATTTATTGAGCAAGAAGGGATGACTCCTACTGAGTATCGTAAATTGCATGATTATGAGATAAATAGTTAA
- a CDS encoding Gfo/Idh/MocA family protein, whose translation MVMEKIRWGIIGSANIAKGSVIPGIQQSETGEVVAIASRGLEKAKETAEQLNISKAYGSYEELLQDPEIEAVYIPLPNHLHKEWTIRAAEAGKHVLCEKPLALNADEAEEMVAACEKAGVVFAEAFMYRYHPRYKLINELIDSGEIGDIRGIHGTFTFNNAKDSGNVRYKKEWGGGSLYDVGVYPISAARMILNEEPKAATVHAFFSEKHDDVDMMASGILEFDKGVALTFDCGMWAAFRNELEILGTNGRIEVPSAFITHQNEQDHIIVHTNDGKRELEVPYLNQYALQADAMGRSIRNGEPLPFPSQDAVLNMKVIDACLTSARERRRVEL comes from the coding sequence ATGGTTATGGAAAAAATTCGTTGGGGAATTATCGGAAGTGCAAATATAGCAAAAGGTTCAGTTATACCAGGTATTCAGCAATCAGAAACAGGTGAGGTTGTTGCTATTGCTAGCAGAGGATTAGAAAAAGCAAAAGAAACGGCCGAACAATTAAATATTTCTAAGGCTTATGGGAGTTATGAGGAATTACTCCAAGATCCTGAAATTGAAGCCGTTTACATTCCTCTTCCAAACCATTTACATAAAGAGTGGACCATTCGTGCAGCAGAAGCAGGTAAGCATGTTTTATGTGAAAAGCCTTTAGCATTAAATGCGGATGAAGCGGAAGAAATGGTAGCTGCTTGTGAAAAAGCTGGTGTCGTTTTTGCAGAAGCATTTATGTATCGTTATCATCCACGTTATAAGCTTATAAACGAATTAATTGACTCAGGGGAAATTGGGGATATTCGGGGTATTCACGGAACGTTTACTTTTAATAATGCAAAAGACAGTGGAAACGTTCGTTATAAAAAGGAATGGGGTGGAGGTTCCTTATATGATGTTGGTGTTTACCCAATTAGTGCGGCCAGAATGATTTTGAATGAAGAGCCTAAAGCAGCAACTGTTCATGCATTCTTTTCTGAGAAACATGACGATGTTGATATGATGGCATCGGGTATTTTGGAATTTGATAAAGGTGTAGCTTTAACATTTGATTGTGGAATGTGGGCTGCATTTAGAAATGAACTCGAAATTCTTGGTACAAATGGTCGGATCGAGGTTCCTTCAGCGTTTATAACACATCAAAATGAACAAGATCATATTATTGTTCACACAAATGATGGCAAAAGAGAGCTTGAGGTGCCTTATTTAAATCAATATGCACTTCAAGCTGATGCAATGGGAAGAAGCATCCGTAACGGCGAGCCATTACCATTTCCTTCGCAAGATGCAGTATTAAATATGAAAGTAATTGATGCTTGTTTAACCTCAGCAAGAGAACGCCGTCGTGTTGAGTTATAA
- a CDS encoding aldo/keto reductase has protein sequence MKTISIPGLNKRVTTLIQGSDYFRPSVYEKVCRVLDQYVAIGGNTIDTAHIYCGGESEVAIGMWMEERDNREGVVILTKGAHHDQNGPRVNPEAISKDLFESLERLKTDYIDLYALHRDDPAVPVSVIMDALNEHIQEGRIKAIGGSNWTTQRLQEANEYAANNGLVGFTFSSPNLSLAKPNEPFWTGCVSADSADCLWHQENQIPLLSWSSQARGFFTGRYTPEDRSNEDLVRVFYNEENWERLRRAEIMAKEKGVSTIQIALAYVLNQPFPTCALIGAQNAEELQSCYEGAKIVLTKEEYKWLEQV, from the coding sequence ATGAAGACGATTAGTATTCCAGGCTTAAATAAGCGGGTAACAACACTCATTCAAGGCTCAGATTATTTTAGACCAAGTGTTTATGAAAAGGTTTGTCGCGTTCTTGATCAATATGTTGCGATCGGAGGTAATACAATTGATACTGCACATATTTATTGTGGTGGTGAAAGTGAAGTAGCGATTGGCATGTGGATGGAAGAACGTGATAATCGAGAAGGTGTGGTGATTCTGACTAAAGGTGCACATCATGACCAAAACGGTCCACGTGTGAATCCAGAAGCAATCTCTAAAGACCTTTTTGAAAGTCTGGAACGTTTAAAAACAGATTACATCGATTTATATGCTCTGCACCGTGACGATCCAGCAGTACCAGTAAGTGTGATTATGGATGCATTGAATGAGCATATACAGGAAGGGCGAATAAAGGCAATCGGTGGATCTAATTGGACAACACAGCGGTTACAGGAAGCAAATGAATATGCAGCCAATAACGGTTTGGTTGGTTTTACGTTCAGCAGTCCTAATTTAAGTTTAGCAAAACCAAATGAACCGTTCTGGACAGGGTGTGTTTCGGCGGATTCTGCTGATTGTCTATGGCATCAAGAGAATCAAATTCCACTTCTCTCTTGGTCATCGCAAGCAAGAGGATTTTTTACAGGTCGATACACTCCTGAAGATCGAAGTAATGAGGATCTTGTTCGCGTTTTTTATAACGAAGAGAACTGGGAACGATTGCGTCGGGCTGAAATTATGGCTAAGGAAAAGGGAGTTAGTACGATACAAATTGCTCTTGCTTATGTGCTTAATCAACCTTTTCCTACATGTGCTCTTATTGGTGCTCAAAATGCAGAAGAATTACAATCATGCTATGAGGGAGCAAAGATTGTTTTAACTAAGGAAGAATATAAATGGTTGGAGCAAGTTTGA